A window from Prochlorococcus marinus CUG1435 encodes these proteins:
- a CDS encoding M protein, with product MSIPFYDFPSSPILIIGALGIAVAIAVFFVSYQKYFNSPLNRELAEKKKALIKEQKELNERLEKIEQDLKNL from the coding sequence TTGTCAATTCCATTTTACGACTTTCCTTCATCTCCAATTTTAATAATTGGTGCTCTTGGCATTGCAGTAGCAATAGCAGTTTTTTTTGTCTCTTACCAAAAATATTTCAATTCTCCTTTGAACAGAGAGCTTGCAGAAAAGAAAAAAGCCTTAATTAAGGAACAAAAAGAATTAAATGAAAGATTAGAAAAAATAGAACAAGATTTAAAAAATTTATAA